The following are from one region of the Populus trichocarpa isolate Nisqually-1 chromosome 8, P.trichocarpa_v4.1, whole genome shotgun sequence genome:
- the LOC127905642 gene encoding uncharacterized protein LOC127905642, producing the protein MALKVTGSKTATNSTEDAKKPNRLPLRKLFYKNCETFSCFSSEADDIDSLEPGTYCVWTPKKEEGSPGSCKKSSSTRSNSKRWKFTDFIHRSNNDGKDTFVFLMPNNKKSGLHHQRLGSDDQDGNHNKQGTKKRKEAKGAGGGLFQFQEHYYVRSKEGDKRRSYLPSRPDLVGFLSNVNGVGRNLHPF; encoded by the exons ATGGCTCTAAAGGTTACGGG ATCGAAAACTGCAACCAATAGTACCGAAGATGCCAAGAAACCAAATAGATTACCCCTCAGGAAGCTCTTCTACAAGAACTGTGAAACCTTTTCGTGTTTTTCATCGGAAGCTGATGATATTGACAGCCTAGAGCCTGGAACTTACTGTGTGTGGACACCAAAAAAGGAAGAGGGGTCTCCAGGGAGCTGCAAGAAGAGCAGCTCTACAAGGTCTAATTCAAAGAGATGGAAGTTTACAGATTTTATTCACCGGAGTAATAATGATGGTAAGGATACTTTTGTGTTCTTGATGCCTAATAACAAGAAGAGTGGCCTCCATCATCAGAGATTAGGCAGCGATGACCAAGATGGGAACCATAATAAACAGGgcacaaagaaaaggaaagaagcgAAAGGAGCTGGAGGAggtttgtttcaatttcaagaaCATTATTACGTGAGGAGTAAAGAAGGTGATAAACGCCGCTCCTATTTGCCATCCAGGCCAGATTTGGTGGGGTTTCTGTCTAATGTTAATGGGGTGGGAAGGAATCTTCATCCATTTTAA
- the LOC7467502 gene encoding sulfate transporter 3.1 isoform X2 gives MGNPYYECPLPVTIPPAKPFLESIKLGIKETLFPDDPFRQFKNQPASRKFILGMQYFVPILEWAPRYTFEFFKADLIAGITIASLAVPQGISYASLASLPPIIGLYSSFVPPLVYAMLGSSKDLAVGTVAVASLLISSMLGKEVNPNENARLYVQLALTATFFAGVFQAALGLLRLGFIVDFLSHATIVGFMGGAATVVCLQQLKGILGLVRFTHGTDLVSVLRSVFSQTHQWRWESGVLGCCFLFFLVLTRYVSKRKPCFFWINAMAPMMSVIVGSVLVYLTNAEKYGVQVIGHLEKGLNPLSVSELAFGSPYMVAAIKTGIITGVIALAEGVAVGRSFAMFKNYHIDGNKEMIAFGMMNIAGSCVSCYLTTGPFSRTAVNFNAGCKTAGSNIVMAAAVMVTLLFLTPLFHYTPIVVLSSIIIAAMLGLIDYEAAIGLWKVDKCDFIVCVSAYIGVVFGSVEIGLVIAVTISLLRMLLSVARPRTFLLGNIPNSMIFRSIDQYPIANNIPGVLILQIDAPVYFANANYLRERWIYEEDEKLKSTGGSSLQYVILDLSAVGSTDTSGISMFKEVKKNIDRRGLKLVLANPRSEVIKKLVKSKFIESIGQEWIYLTVGEAVAACNFMLHASKSNNQVADEFDAHNNA, from the exons ATGGGTAACCCCTACTATGAATGCCCACTTCCTGTCACAATTCCTCCAGCAAAACCATTTCTTGAGTCCATAAAATTAGGTATCAAGGAGACTCTTTTCCCTGATGACCCTTTTAGGCAATTCAAGAACCAGCCAGCGTCTAGGAAATTCATTTTGGGAATGCAGTACTTTGTACCTATCCTGGAATGGGCTCCTCGATACACTTTCGAGTTCTTCAAAGCTGATCTTATAGCTGGAATTACTATTGCCAGTCTAGCAGTTCCTCAAGGGATAAGTTATGCAAGTCTTGCTAGCTTACCTCCAATCATTGGACTAT ATTCAAGCTTTGTGCCACCTTTGGTGTATGCCATGTTGGGGAGTTCAAAAGATTTGGCCGTGGGTACTGTAGCTGTGGCATCGCTTCTCATATCTTCCATGTTAGGGAAGGAGGTTAACCCTAATGAGAACGCTAGGCTCTATGTTCAGTTAGCTTTAACTGCTACCTTTTTTGCTGGAGTTTTCCAAGCTGCTCTTGGCTTATTaag GCTTGGTTTTATTGTGGACTTTTTGTCTCATGCAACAATAGTGGGTTTCATGGGTGGGGCTGCCACGGTTGTTTGCCTTCAGCAACTAAAGGGCATTCTTGGGTTAGTTCGTTTCACTCATGGGACAGATCTTGTATCGGTTCTGCGTTCAGTCTTTAGCCAAACACACCAG TGGAGATGGGAAAGTGGTGTCTTGGGttgttgttttctcttcttcctcgTTCTCACAAGATACGTT AGCAAGAGAAAGCCATGCTTCTTTTGGATAAATGCGATGGCACCCATGATGTCTGTTATTGTTGGAAGTGTTCTTGTTTATTTGACCAACGCTGAGAAATACGGAGTTCAAGTG ATTGGTCACCTAGAGAAGGGCTTGAATCCACTATCTGTATCTGAGTTGGCTTTTGGGTCACCGTATATGGTGGCAGCTATTAAAACAGGGATCATAACTGGTGTCATAGCTCTTGCT GAAGGAGTAGCTGTTGGGAGGAGCTTTGCCATGTTCAAGAATTATCATATTGATGGAAACAAAGAGATGATCGCATTTGGGATGATGAATATTGCAGGCTCTTGCGTCTCTTGTTATCTGACCACAG GACCATTTTCGCGAACTGCGGTGAATTTTAATGCAGGATGCAAAACAGCAGGCTCTAACATAGTCATGGCAGCTGCTGTAATGGTCACGTTGCTATTTCTGACACCGTTGTTCCATTACACCCCCATAGTGGTTCTCTCCTCCATTATCATTGCTGCGATGCTTGGCCTCATTGATTATGAAGCTGCAATTGGCCTCTGGAAAGTTGACAAGTGCGACTTCATTGTTTGCGTGAGTGCATACATTGGAGTTGTCTTTGGCAGTGTGGAAATTGGCTTGGTCATTGCT GTCACAATTTCTTTGCTAAGGATGCTCCTGTCTGTAGCAAGGCCAAGGACATTTCTTTTAGGCAACATTCCCAACTCCATGATCTTTAGAAGCATAGACCAATACCCGATTGCAAACAATATTCCAGGAGTTCTCATTCTCCAGATTGATGCACCAGTCTACTTTGCCAACGCAAACTACTTAAGAGAAAG ATGGATCTACGAGGAGGATGAAAAGCTAAAATCCACAGGAGGATCAAGCTTACAGTATGTGATACTAGATCTCAGTG CTGTTGGCAGCACAGATACAAGTGGAATCAGCATGTTCaaagaagtaaagaaaaacatcGATAGAAGAGGTCTCAAG
- the LOC7473426 gene encoding uncharacterized protein LOC7473426, which yields MAYASTSIAWIAILFLSQPLIASSDLLSPLLSPIFDDVCKKVECGKGTCKPSDNSTWFYECECDPGWTQTRFDQDDHLQFLPCVVPNCTVNFSCTAAPSPVQEKASRDNQSIFDPCFWADCGGGSCNKTSQLTYSCACAEGYSNLLNVSTFPCYKDCAIGMDCSNLGIMMSNKSAAPTPVMAGNSMNQASSILQEKFLWLMALMMLLPVIE from the exons ATGGCTTATGCTAGTACCAGTATTGCCTGGATTGCAATCCTTTTTCTTTCGCAGCCTTTGATTGCTAGTAGTGACCTTTTATCTCCCCTGCTGTCCCCTATCTTTG ATGATGTGTGCAAAAAAGTGGAATGTGGGAAAGGAACTTGCAAGCCTTCTGACAATAGCACTTGGTTTTATGAATGTGAATGTGATCCTGGGTGGACGCAGACTCGCTTTGATCAAGATGATCATCTCCAGTTTCTTCCTTGCGTAGTTCCCAATT GTACCGTGAACTTCTCGTGCACAGCAGCACCATCACCTGTTCAAGAGAAAGCAAGCAGAGATAATCAGTCGATTTTCGATC CCTGCTTTTGGGCTGATTGTGGAGGTGGCTCGTGCAACAAGACATCTCAGCTCACTTACAGTTGCGCATGTGCAGAGGGTTATAGTAACCTTCTGAATGTCTCTACCTTTCCTTGTTACAAAGATT GTGCAATTGGAATGGATTGTTCAAACCTTGGTATTATGATGTCAAACAAATCAGCTGCTCCAACACCTGTTATGGCTGGCAATAGTATGAACCAAG CTTCTTCAATCCTGCAAGAAAAATTCCTTTGGCTGATGGCATTGATGATGTTGCTGCCTGTGATTGAGTGA
- the LOC7467502 gene encoding sulfate transporter 3.1 isoform X3, with translation MGNPYYECPLPVTIPPAKPFLESIKLGIKETLFPDDPFRQFKNQPASRKFILGMQYFVPILEWAPRYTFEFFKADLIAGITIASLAVPQGISYASLASLPPIIGLYSSFVPPLVYAMLGSSKDLAVGTVAVASLLISSMLGKEVNPNENARLYVQLALTATFFAGVFQAALGLLRLGFIVDFLSHATIVGFMGGAATVVCLQQLKGILGLVRFTHGTDLVSVLRSVFSQTHQSKRKPCFFWINAMAPMMSVIVGSVLVYLTNAEKYGVQVIGHLEKGLNPLSVSELAFGSPYMVAAIKTGIITGVIALAEGVAVGRSFAMFKNYHIDGNKEMIAFGMMNIAGSCVSCYLTTGPFSRTAVNFNAGCKTAGSNIVMAAAVMVTLLFLTPLFHYTPIVVLSSIIIAAMLGLIDYEAAIGLWKVDKCDFIVCVSAYIGVVFGSVEIGLVIAVTISLLRMLLSVARPRTFLLGNIPNSMIFRSIDQYPIANNIPGVLILQIDAPVYFANANYLRERISRWIYEEDEKLKSTGGSSLQYVILDLSAVGSTDTSGISMFKEVKKNIDRRGLKLVLANPRSEVIKKLVKSKFIESIGQEWIYLTVGEAVAACNFMLHASKSNNQVADEFDAHNNA, from the exons ATGGGTAACCCCTACTATGAATGCCCACTTCCTGTCACAATTCCTCCAGCAAAACCATTTCTTGAGTCCATAAAATTAGGTATCAAGGAGACTCTTTTCCCTGATGACCCTTTTAGGCAATTCAAGAACCAGCCAGCGTCTAGGAAATTCATTTTGGGAATGCAGTACTTTGTACCTATCCTGGAATGGGCTCCTCGATACACTTTCGAGTTCTTCAAAGCTGATCTTATAGCTGGAATTACTATTGCCAGTCTAGCAGTTCCTCAAGGGATAAGTTATGCAAGTCTTGCTAGCTTACCTCCAATCATTGGACTAT ATTCAAGCTTTGTGCCACCTTTGGTGTATGCCATGTTGGGGAGTTCAAAAGATTTGGCCGTGGGTACTGTAGCTGTGGCATCGCTTCTCATATCTTCCATGTTAGGGAAGGAGGTTAACCCTAATGAGAACGCTAGGCTCTATGTTCAGTTAGCTTTAACTGCTACCTTTTTTGCTGGAGTTTTCCAAGCTGCTCTTGGCTTATTaag GCTTGGTTTTATTGTGGACTTTTTGTCTCATGCAACAATAGTGGGTTTCATGGGTGGGGCTGCCACGGTTGTTTGCCTTCAGCAACTAAAGGGCATTCTTGGGTTAGTTCGTTTCACTCATGGGACAGATCTTGTATCGGTTCTGCGTTCAGTCTTTAGCCAAACACACCAG AGCAAGAGAAAGCCATGCTTCTTTTGGATAAATGCGATGGCACCCATGATGTCTGTTATTGTTGGAAGTGTTCTTGTTTATTTGACCAACGCTGAGAAATACGGAGTTCAAGTG ATTGGTCACCTAGAGAAGGGCTTGAATCCACTATCTGTATCTGAGTTGGCTTTTGGGTCACCGTATATGGTGGCAGCTATTAAAACAGGGATCATAACTGGTGTCATAGCTCTTGCT GAAGGAGTAGCTGTTGGGAGGAGCTTTGCCATGTTCAAGAATTATCATATTGATGGAAACAAAGAGATGATCGCATTTGGGATGATGAATATTGCAGGCTCTTGCGTCTCTTGTTATCTGACCACAG GACCATTTTCGCGAACTGCGGTGAATTTTAATGCAGGATGCAAAACAGCAGGCTCTAACATAGTCATGGCAGCTGCTGTAATGGTCACGTTGCTATTTCTGACACCGTTGTTCCATTACACCCCCATAGTGGTTCTCTCCTCCATTATCATTGCTGCGATGCTTGGCCTCATTGATTATGAAGCTGCAATTGGCCTCTGGAAAGTTGACAAGTGCGACTTCATTGTTTGCGTGAGTGCATACATTGGAGTTGTCTTTGGCAGTGTGGAAATTGGCTTGGTCATTGCT GTCACAATTTCTTTGCTAAGGATGCTCCTGTCTGTAGCAAGGCCAAGGACATTTCTTTTAGGCAACATTCCCAACTCCATGATCTTTAGAAGCATAGACCAATACCCGATTGCAAACAATATTCCAGGAGTTCTCATTCTCCAGATTGATGCACCAGTCTACTTTGCCAACGCAAACTACTTAAGAGAAAG GATTTCAAGATGGATCTACGAGGAGGATGAAAAGCTAAAATCCACAGGAGGATCAAGCTTACAGTATGTGATACTAGATCTCAGTG CTGTTGGCAGCACAGATACAAGTGGAATCAGCATGTTCaaagaagtaaagaaaaacatcGATAGAAGAGGTCTCAAG
- the LOC7473425 gene encoding protein IQ-DOMAIN 19, with protein sequence MGKSGKWLKSFLTGKKDKEREKKGTTQQNSTPIIENPVTPISIPPATPKEKRRWSFRRSSATAAAPKDSNSTEPIATTQPAAVQGTLDSDNEQKRHVMAMAAAADAAMAAAQAAAAVIRLTTATSRRNSTIEEDAAVKIQSVFRSYLARKALCALKGLVKLQALVRGHLVRKQATATLRCMQALVNVQTRARAQRIWMAEDVKPSQRNSIHRKSTQENRIRHTNDENDRGMDQENIKIVEVDVGESKGSIKSRNGYSHRPQTDLTEHRFSTHYASNHAYSKKENHQISPAPSALTDMSPSACSGHFEENSFSTAHSSPQYYSAVSKPDPSRIPFALPRPEYAESLSYDYPLFPNYMANTESFRAKVRSHSAPKQRPDSFERQPSRKRASIEGRNVPRPMRMQRSSSNVGATAQGYIYPWSIKLDRTTVSLRDSECGSTSTVLTNTNDCSSLVGFEVRGNRY encoded by the exons ATGGGGAAGTCAGGCAAATGGCTTAAAAGTTTCTTGACAGGGAAGAAAGACAAGGAGAGGGAGAAGAAGGGTACAACTCAACAGAATTCAACACCTATTATTGAGAATCCAGTGACCCCAATCTCGATCCCACCTGCTACtcctaaagaaaaaagaagatggaGTTTTCGCAGATCATCAGCCACTGCAGCTGCTCCCAAGGACTCGAATTCCACAGAACCAATTGCCACCACACAACCAGCTGCGGTGCAGGGAACGTTGGATTCAGATAATGAACAGAAAAGGCACGTGATGGCTATGGCAGCTGCTGCGGATGCAGCTATGGCCGCTGCACAGGCTGCAGCTGCTGTGATCCGTCTAACTACTGCCACCTCCAGGAGAAACAGTACAATCGAAGAGGATGCTGCCGTAAAAATTCAATCAGTCTTTCGATCTTATCTG GCAAGAAAAGCATTATGTGCATTGAAAGGCTTAGTGAAGTTGCAGGCACTCGTGAGGGGTCACCTGGTGAGGAAACAGGCAACTGCTACACTCAGGTGCATGCAGGCATTGGTGAACGTACAGACTAGAGCTCGGGCTCAGAGGATCTGGATGGCTGAAGACGTAAAGCCCAGCCAGAGGAATTCGATCCACAGAAAATCGACACAAGAGAATAGGATTAGGCACACAAATGAT GAGAATGATAGAGGCATGGATCAGGAGAACATCAAGATTGTAGAGGTGGATGTTGGAGAATCGAAGGGAAGTATAAAGAGCAGAAATGGCTACTCTCATCGTCCACAAACAGATCTAACAGAGCATAGATTTTCCACACATTATGCCTCAAATCATGCGTACTCGAAGAAAGAGAACCACCAGATCTCTCCAGCTCCATCAGCTCTAACAGATATGAGCCCCAGTGCTTGCAGTGGGCATTTTGAGGAAAATTCCTTCAGCACAGCACATAGCAGCCCTCAGTACTACTCTGCAGTATCAAAACCTGACCCATCAAGAATTCCATTCGCCTTACCAAGGCCAGAGTACGCAGAATCTCTGTCCTATGACTACCCATTATTTCCAAATTACATGGCAAACACAGAATCTTTCAGGGCCAAAGTTCGGTCACATAGTGCACCAAAACAAAGGCCAGACTCATTTGAGAGGCAACCAAGTAGGAAGAGGGCATCAATAGAGGGAAGGAATGTCCCAAGGCCTATGCGGATGCAGCGGTCGTCTTCCAATGTTGGAGCCACAGCTCAAGGCTATATATATCCATGGTCAATTAAGCTTGACAGAACAACAGTATCACTTAGAGATAGTGAGTGCGGATCCACAAGTACAGTGCTCACAAACACCAATGACTGCAGTTCTCTTGTTGGATTTGAA GTTCGTGGAAATAGGTACTAA
- the LOC7467502 gene encoding sulfate transporter 3.1 isoform X1 yields MGNPYYECPLPVTIPPAKPFLESIKLGIKETLFPDDPFRQFKNQPASRKFILGMQYFVPILEWAPRYTFEFFKADLIAGITIASLAVPQGISYASLASLPPIIGLYSSFVPPLVYAMLGSSKDLAVGTVAVASLLISSMLGKEVNPNENARLYVQLALTATFFAGVFQAALGLLRLGFIVDFLSHATIVGFMGGAATVVCLQQLKGILGLVRFTHGTDLVSVLRSVFSQTHQWRWESGVLGCCFLFFLVLTRYVSKRKPCFFWINAMAPMMSVIVGSVLVYLTNAEKYGVQVIGHLEKGLNPLSVSELAFGSPYMVAAIKTGIITGVIALAEGVAVGRSFAMFKNYHIDGNKEMIAFGMMNIAGSCVSCYLTTGPFSRTAVNFNAGCKTAGSNIVMAAAVMVTLLFLTPLFHYTPIVVLSSIIIAAMLGLIDYEAAIGLWKVDKCDFIVCVSAYIGVVFGSVEIGLVIAVTISLLRMLLSVARPRTFLLGNIPNSMIFRSIDQYPIANNIPGVLILQIDAPVYFANANYLRERISRWIYEEDEKLKSTGGSSLQYVILDLSAVGSTDTSGISMFKEVKKNIDRRGLKLVLANPRSEVIKKLVKSKFIESIGQEWIYLTVGEAVAACNFMLHASKSNNQVADEFDAHNNA; encoded by the exons ATGGGTAACCCCTACTATGAATGCCCACTTCCTGTCACAATTCCTCCAGCAAAACCATTTCTTGAGTCCATAAAATTAGGTATCAAGGAGACTCTTTTCCCTGATGACCCTTTTAGGCAATTCAAGAACCAGCCAGCGTCTAGGAAATTCATTTTGGGAATGCAGTACTTTGTACCTATCCTGGAATGGGCTCCTCGATACACTTTCGAGTTCTTCAAAGCTGATCTTATAGCTGGAATTACTATTGCCAGTCTAGCAGTTCCTCAAGGGATAAGTTATGCAAGTCTTGCTAGCTTACCTCCAATCATTGGACTAT ATTCAAGCTTTGTGCCACCTTTGGTGTATGCCATGTTGGGGAGTTCAAAAGATTTGGCCGTGGGTACTGTAGCTGTGGCATCGCTTCTCATATCTTCCATGTTAGGGAAGGAGGTTAACCCTAATGAGAACGCTAGGCTCTATGTTCAGTTAGCTTTAACTGCTACCTTTTTTGCTGGAGTTTTCCAAGCTGCTCTTGGCTTATTaag GCTTGGTTTTATTGTGGACTTTTTGTCTCATGCAACAATAGTGGGTTTCATGGGTGGGGCTGCCACGGTTGTTTGCCTTCAGCAACTAAAGGGCATTCTTGGGTTAGTTCGTTTCACTCATGGGACAGATCTTGTATCGGTTCTGCGTTCAGTCTTTAGCCAAACACACCAG TGGAGATGGGAAAGTGGTGTCTTGGGttgttgttttctcttcttcctcgTTCTCACAAGATACGTT AGCAAGAGAAAGCCATGCTTCTTTTGGATAAATGCGATGGCACCCATGATGTCTGTTATTGTTGGAAGTGTTCTTGTTTATTTGACCAACGCTGAGAAATACGGAGTTCAAGTG ATTGGTCACCTAGAGAAGGGCTTGAATCCACTATCTGTATCTGAGTTGGCTTTTGGGTCACCGTATATGGTGGCAGCTATTAAAACAGGGATCATAACTGGTGTCATAGCTCTTGCT GAAGGAGTAGCTGTTGGGAGGAGCTTTGCCATGTTCAAGAATTATCATATTGATGGAAACAAAGAGATGATCGCATTTGGGATGATGAATATTGCAGGCTCTTGCGTCTCTTGTTATCTGACCACAG GACCATTTTCGCGAACTGCGGTGAATTTTAATGCAGGATGCAAAACAGCAGGCTCTAACATAGTCATGGCAGCTGCTGTAATGGTCACGTTGCTATTTCTGACACCGTTGTTCCATTACACCCCCATAGTGGTTCTCTCCTCCATTATCATTGCTGCGATGCTTGGCCTCATTGATTATGAAGCTGCAATTGGCCTCTGGAAAGTTGACAAGTGCGACTTCATTGTTTGCGTGAGTGCATACATTGGAGTTGTCTTTGGCAGTGTGGAAATTGGCTTGGTCATTGCT GTCACAATTTCTTTGCTAAGGATGCTCCTGTCTGTAGCAAGGCCAAGGACATTTCTTTTAGGCAACATTCCCAACTCCATGATCTTTAGAAGCATAGACCAATACCCGATTGCAAACAATATTCCAGGAGTTCTCATTCTCCAGATTGATGCACCAGTCTACTTTGCCAACGCAAACTACTTAAGAGAAAG GATTTCAAGATGGATCTACGAGGAGGATGAAAAGCTAAAATCCACAGGAGGATCAAGCTTACAGTATGTGATACTAGATCTCAGTG CTGTTGGCAGCACAGATACAAGTGGAATCAGCATGTTCaaagaagtaaagaaaaacatcGATAGAAGAGGTCTCAAG